Proteins found in one Fulvitalea axinellae genomic segment:
- a CDS encoding type IX secretion system membrane protein PorP/SprF, giving the protein MKRRIILIMGFVCLWGLLSGPEAKAQDPQFSQFFAAPLYTNPGFTGSTQKTRFGLNYRNQWPSLQANFTTYAAYADHYIDEYNSGVGLMLMSDNVPKAGLSSTSAYLSYAYQVRFSEDFMLRPGVQLGYVHQSANYGDLLFGDMIDPFTGEIGAGGEPLDFENRGFFDLGFGAVAFYKEFWAGLSASHLTQPNISTAVDGDDPLPIKYVYTMGYKFAFTKVDKHLRREYAFTPVMLYKNQGDFSQLDVGTYFTFEPLVVGLWYRGLPFKPVEGKSNHESFVALVGYSMHGFNFGYSYDYTISDLGIKSGGAHEISISYTLFLGDPRKPPKHMRKLPCPQF; this is encoded by the coding sequence ATGAAGAGGCGAATAATATTGATAATGGGTTTTGTCTGTTTGTGGGGATTGCTTTCTGGGCCGGAAGCCAAGGCTCAGGATCCGCAGTTTTCACAATTTTTCGCGGCGCCGCTCTACACTAATCCCGGATTTACGGGCTCTACCCAAAAGACTAGGTTTGGTCTGAATTACAGAAACCAATGGCCGTCGCTACAAGCGAATTTCACGACTTACGCAGCGTACGCTGACCATTATATTGATGAGTACAATAGCGGAGTGGGGCTAATGCTGATGTCGGATAATGTTCCAAAAGCGGGACTTAGCTCCACCAGTGCGTATCTTTCTTACGCTTACCAAGTGAGATTCTCTGAGGATTTTATGCTGAGGCCCGGTGTTCAGCTGGGCTATGTCCATCAGTCTGCAAATTACGGAGACCTGCTTTTTGGCGATATGATTGATCCGTTTACAGGTGAGATTGGCGCAGGCGGAGAGCCTTTGGATTTCGAAAACAGAGGTTTCTTTGATTTGGGCTTCGGAGCCGTGGCTTTTTATAAGGAATTTTGGGCGGGCCTTAGCGCCTCGCACCTTACGCAACCGAATATTTCCACCGCCGTGGACGGTGACGATCCGTTACCGATAAAATATGTGTATACGATGGGGTACAAGTTCGCGTTTACGAAAGTGGACAAACACTTGCGACGTGAGTACGCATTTACGCCGGTTATGCTTTACAAGAACCAAGGAGACTTTAGCCAGCTGGATGTCGGTACATATTTTACGTTTGAGCCTTTGGTTGTAGGCTTGTGGTATAGAGGTTTGCCTTTCAAACCTGTGGAAGGAAAAAGCAACCATGAGTCGTTTGTGGCGCTTGTGGGTTATAGCATGCACGGATTTAATTTCGGATACAGCTATGACTACACAATCTCGGATCTCGGGATAAAGTCGGGAGGGGCGCATGAGATTTCCATTTCGTATACCTTGTTTTTGGGTGATCCGCGCAAACCGCCAAAGCATATGCGTAAATTGCCTTGCCCGCAGTTTTAA
- a CDS encoding M48 family metallopeptidase has protein sequence MDSHQVLLLVLGIVVFEFLLERVLGVFNIRNLKPELPKAFSDVYGQEEYAKSLRYQKANYRFGLFSASISFVVTFVVLALGWLGKANTFLTAGIESPIVSALVFFGAMFIVNDLLSLPFSLYRTFSIEEKFGFNRMTLKTFLLDKLKSYALTGILGGGILALLMYLLGVLGKDYWWAFWIFLSVVLPLFNLLYTNVIMPIFNKFTPLEDGELREAIMDYAKKVDFPLEGIYVMDGSKRSTKANAFFSGFGRFKRIVLFDTLIEKLETEELVAVLAHEVGHYKKKHILQGMVISILQTGLLLFLSSLFVFNPLFSEALGSEGMNVLYLNLMAFGLLFGPISMIVSVGFNLLSRKNEYQADAWAVRTFGAEPMVGALKKLTAKNFGNLTPHSAYVFFHYSHPPLWQRLEAIESVK, from the coding sequence ATGGATTCACATCAAGTATTATTGTTGGTATTGGGGATAGTGGTGTTTGAGTTCCTTTTGGAACGGGTGTTAGGAGTCTTTAATATTCGAAATCTGAAGCCTGAATTGCCAAAAGCCTTTTCGGATGTGTATGGACAGGAGGAATATGCGAAAAGCCTCCGCTATCAAAAAGCGAATTATCGTTTTGGATTATTTTCGGCTTCCATCTCGTTTGTGGTCACTTTTGTGGTTTTGGCTCTTGGTTGGTTAGGCAAAGCGAATACGTTCCTTACGGCCGGAATCGAAAGCCCGATCGTTTCTGCATTAGTGTTTTTCGGAGCGATGTTCATTGTGAACGATTTGCTTAGTCTGCCTTTCAGTCTTTACCGCACTTTTTCTATTGAAGAAAAGTTTGGCTTCAATCGTATGACGCTGAAAACGTTCTTGCTTGATAAACTGAAATCGTATGCTTTGACGGGGATTTTAGGCGGAGGTATCTTGGCTTTACTGATGTATTTGCTTGGAGTGCTGGGAAAAGACTACTGGTGGGCATTCTGGATTTTTCTTTCCGTTGTTCTCCCTTTGTTCAATCTCCTGTACACGAACGTGATCATGCCGATTTTCAACAAATTCACGCCTTTGGAAGACGGCGAATTACGGGAGGCGATTATGGATTACGCTAAAAAAGTCGATTTTCCGCTGGAAGGGATTTACGTAATGGACGGATCTAAAAGAAGTACAAAAGCGAACGCTTTCTTTTCGGGATTCGGTCGGTTCAAGAGAATAGTGTTGTTCGATACGTTGATCGAAAAGTTGGAAACAGAAGAGCTTGTTGCCGTTTTGGCACATGAAGTTGGGCATTACAAGAAAAAACACATTTTACAAGGTATGGTGATTTCGATTTTGCAAACGGGTTTGTTGCTGTTCTTGTCCTCTTTGTTTGTGTTCAATCCGTTGTTTTCCGAAGCTCTTGGGAGTGAAGGAATGAATGTGCTTTATTTGAATCTAATGGCCTTTGGGCTGTTGTTCGGGCCCATTTCCATGATTGTTTCCGTAGGATTTAATCTTTTGAGCCGAAAAAATGAATACCAAGCCGACGCTTGGGCGGTACGCACGTTCGGGGCGGAGCCGATGGTTGGCGCATTGAAGAAATTGACGGCTAAAAACTTCGGTAACTTGACGCCTCATAGCGCATATGTTTTCTTCCATTATTCGCACCCGCCATTATGGCAAAGGCTGGAAGCTATCGAAAGCGTTAAATGA
- a CDS encoding OmpA family protein, whose amino-acid sequence MRMMSTRAFPFRVFLLSLAFVCYGGFGFAQSAKTQKTLYKASQLFKIGNYDGALKLYLEAEGAGTLGPAMAYAVGVCYKYQKSVNEQVKGLPYLQRASEAYGKVRMPKEVFLHLGDLRMKNEEINVAMEAYERYAKLLDPDKERDKADKIQQVIMAAKTSAEVILNPKDIRIHRLDRIVNTEYTEYNPVVAADESVMAYTAWYPDAKSNSRKEQILVTTKDGGGDWSEPIKIDLKTNRTVGTAGISPDGQKMLIFMGKNNGKGGDLYFIEKDGDGWSSPTIIESLRTNSSLTTTGSITPDGKTIYFASDRPGGFGGLDVYRVDKKEDGRWGDPYNLGGMINTDKDEDAPFIHPDKKTLFFTSNRSASIGGDDIFKSILVRGRWRKPVNMGYPINTTADDNYFTLIADGSRAYFSSDRKGGSGEQDIYYFDMPESEANIPLTMVKGRILVGPDSIAVPTQIKVVDNETDQKVEFVYSPNKETGDYLIILPPGKNYDMIIESEGFMPYTVNINIPNQTYFYQLYQMIHLAQIKQFDVLVGQRVSVKNKFYDTGKDQVVVNVQKAKEASLVQSDSLDLYDMMDVIIKAEDTEAYEYLLDLMYSTAPTESVDFSDVEDDRMEIASRQYFFDESDTAHLEVRRVGEEVIYSLPTLFVTEESKKRFEKKHVRSQVNPELLKPVYSIYFQAGESVVQENYMGQLQVLLELLKNEKNLGVEISGYASAEGDREANEELSNKRAIEVLNFFNYRGVVRRRIRARGHGVTQSEDSSREKARRVEIKLVDLTNSNSVL is encoded by the coding sequence ATGAGAATGATGTCAACCAGAGCTTTCCCCTTTAGGGTATTTTTACTTTCGCTGGCTTTTGTGTGTTACGGAGGTTTTGGTTTTGCGCAGTCGGCCAAGACGCAGAAGACTCTGTACAAGGCCAGTCAACTGTTTAAGATCGGCAATTACGACGGTGCGCTGAAACTATACCTGGAAGCCGAAGGGGCTGGGACGTTAGGTCCGGCTATGGCGTACGCTGTGGGGGTTTGTTACAAATATCAGAAATCCGTTAACGAGCAGGTTAAAGGTTTGCCGTACCTTCAAAGGGCATCGGAGGCCTATGGAAAGGTGAGAATGCCGAAAGAGGTGTTTCTGCACTTGGGCGACCTTCGGATGAAAAATGAGGAGATCAACGTGGCGATGGAGGCTTATGAGCGTTACGCCAAACTGTTGGATCCCGATAAGGAAAGGGATAAAGCGGATAAGATTCAGCAGGTGATCATGGCGGCCAAGACTTCGGCCGAAGTGATATTGAACCCTAAAGATATCAGGATCCATAGGCTGGACCGAATCGTGAACACCGAATATACGGAGTATAACCCTGTTGTTGCCGCCGACGAAAGTGTGATGGCCTATACGGCTTGGTATCCCGACGCTAAATCAAACAGCAGGAAAGAGCAAATTTTGGTGACAACTAAAGACGGTGGTGGAGACTGGTCCGAACCGATTAAAATCGACCTGAAGACAAACAGGACGGTTGGTACTGCGGGGATTTCGCCGGACGGCCAGAAAATGCTGATTTTTATGGGCAAGAACAACGGCAAAGGCGGTGATCTCTATTTTATTGAAAAAGATGGTGACGGTTGGTCGTCTCCGACGATTATCGAGAGTCTTAGAACCAATTCGTCTTTGACTACCACGGGAAGTATAACGCCGGACGGAAAGACGATTTACTTTGCTAGCGACAGACCGGGCGGATTCGGTGGCTTGGACGTGTACCGAGTGGATAAGAAAGAAGATGGCCGTTGGGGTGATCCTTATAACTTGGGCGGGATGATTAATACGGATAAAGACGAGGACGCTCCGTTTATCCACCCGGACAAAAAGACGCTGTTTTTCACCTCGAATCGTAGCGCTTCGATTGGCGGAGACGATATTTTCAAAAGTATCTTGGTGCGCGGACGTTGGAGAAAGCCAGTGAACATGGGATATCCGATCAACACTACTGCCGACGACAATTACTTTACGCTTATCGCTGACGGTAGCCGGGCTTATTTCTCTTCTGACAGAAAAGGCGGTTCCGGTGAACAGGATATTTATTATTTCGATATGCCTGAGAGCGAAGCGAATATTCCTTTGACAATGGTGAAAGGTCGTATTCTCGTCGGGCCGGACAGTATTGCGGTACCTACCCAAATCAAGGTAGTTGATAATGAGACCGACCAGAAAGTCGAGTTCGTGTATAGTCCGAACAAAGAAACCGGGGACTACCTGATTATTCTTCCTCCGGGCAAAAACTACGATATGATTATCGAATCCGAAGGTTTTATGCCTTATACGGTAAATATCAATATCCCTAACCAAACGTATTTTTACCAGCTGTACCAAATGATCCATTTGGCCCAAATCAAGCAGTTTGACGTTTTGGTAGGACAAAGGGTTTCGGTCAAAAACAAGTTTTATGACACAGGCAAGGATCAAGTGGTGGTGAATGTGCAGAAGGCGAAAGAAGCTTCACTGGTGCAGAGTGACAGCCTTGATCTTTATGATATGATGGACGTGATCATCAAGGCCGAAGACACCGAAGCTTACGAGTATCTTCTGGACTTGATGTATTCGACGGCCCCAACGGAATCGGTCGATTTCTCCGATGTCGAAGACGACAGAATGGAAATAGCGAGCCGTCAGTATTTCTTTGACGAAAGTGACACGGCTCACCTTGAGGTGAGAAGAGTGGGCGAGGAAGTGATCTATTCTCTGCCGACGCTTTTTGTTACGGAAGAGTCAAAAAAACGTTTTGAGAAGAAACACGTGCGCTCTCAAGTCAATCCCGAATTGCTTAAGCCCGTATACAGCATATATTTCCAGGCTGGGGAGTCCGTGGTACAAGAGAATTATATGGGACAACTGCAGGTTTTGTTGGAGCTTTTGAAAAATGAGAAAAACCTAGGCGTTGAGATTTCGGGTTACGCATCGGCGGAAGGTGACAGGGAAGCCAACGAGGAACTGTCGAATAAGCGGGCTATCGAAGTGCTGAACTTCTTCAACTACCGTGGCGTGGTGCGCCGTAGAATCAGGGCCCGTGGCCACGGCGTAACCCAAAGCGAGGATTCGAGCAGGGAGAAGGCCCGTAGGGTGGAGATCAAGCTTGTTGACCTTACGAACAGCAATTCCGTCTTGTAG
- a CDS encoding histidine phosphatase family protein gives MTIAKTKTLYIVRHGQTDYNLNGYVQGRRIDADLNGTGQAQARALFDAYELERFDRCFVSTLKRTHQTVAAFAEAGVPVSPLSGFDELDYGYFEGKLIELDEEFNYPALMREWDKGKTDMSAPEGESPEDVSRRQKAALAEVLAHDGDKFMICMHSRAIRILLCGMMGRPLTEMKDFGPANTGVTQVRCHVEDGRFELLRFNDLSHLEA, from the coding sequence ATGACCATCGCCAAAACCAAAACACTGTACATTGTCCGCCACGGGCAAACGGACTACAACCTGAACGGATACGTCCAGGGACGTAGGATCGACGCCGATCTTAACGGCACGGGACAGGCGCAGGCGCGAGCCCTTTTCGACGCTTACGAATTGGAGCGATTTGACCGTTGCTTTGTCTCTACCCTGAAGCGCACTCACCAAACGGTGGCCGCTTTTGCGGAAGCTGGAGTGCCAGTTAGTCCACTTTCGGGATTCGACGAGCTGGATTACGGCTATTTCGAAGGAAAGCTTATCGAGCTGGATGAGGAGTTCAACTACCCGGCCTTGATGAGGGAATGGGACAAAGGGAAAACCGACATGTCGGCGCCGGAAGGGGAAAGCCCCGAAGACGTTAGCCGCAGGCAAAAAGCCGCTTTGGCGGAAGTGCTTGCCCACGATGGCGACAAGTTCATGATATGTATGCATAGCCGAGCGATAAGGATTTTGCTCTGCGGAATGATGGGAAGACCATTGACGGAAATGAAGGATTTCGGCCCGGCAAACACCGGGGTTACCCAAGTGAGATGCCACGTGGAAGACGGGCGTTTTGAGTTGTTGAGATTCAACGACTTGTCTCATTTGGAAGCTTAA
- a CDS encoding sodium-translocating pyrophosphatase: MSNIVYLVPALGLVGFLYMLAKASWVSKQDAGSDKMSELAGYIADGAMAFLKAEWKVMAYFAVIAAVLLAWSGGQVENSTPLIAVAFLIGAVFSAVAGYIGMNIATKANVRTTQAARTSLAQALKVSFTGGTVMGLGVAGLAVMGLGSLFIVFYNMYVVNTGGSVNGIEMEKALEVLAGFSLGAESIALFARVGGGIYTKAADVGADLVGKVEAGIPEDDPRNPATIADNVGDNVGDVAGMGADLFGSYVATILATMVLGREIESNDAFGGIGPVLLPMMIAGAGLIFSVVGTWFVRIKGEDSDVQKALNVGNWSSIILTAIFSYFLTDYFMPNTMNIRGFEFTGLDAFFAIIVGLVVGALMSIITEYYTAMGRRPVQSIVDQSSTGHATNIIGGLAVGMESTVLPILVLAAGIFFSYEFAGLYGVAIAAAGMMATTAMQLAIDAFGPIADNAGGIAEMSGLPEEVRDRTDALDAVGNTTAATGKGFAIASAALTSLALFAAFVGVSGINAIDIYKADVLAGLFVGAMIPFIFSSLTIAAVGRAAMDMVKEVRRQFKEIPGIMEHKARPEYERCVEISTQASIREMMLPGAIALVTPVIVGFAFGHEVLGGLLAGVTVSGVLMGMFQSNAGGAWDNAKKSFEKGAVIEGETHYKGSEPHKASVTGDTVGDPFKDTSGPSMNILIKLMSIVSLVIAPHITEFRGGDAGHTKVEEKENVKEIVMADEASKAVDAEEICL; encoded by the coding sequence ATGAGTAACATAGTGTACTTGGTGCCTGCTTTGGGCTTGGTTGGCTTTCTTTATATGTTGGCCAAAGCTTCGTGGGTTTCGAAGCAGGATGCTGGTTCCGACAAAATGTCTGAGCTGGCGGGCTATATCGCCGATGGTGCGATGGCCTTTCTGAAAGCGGAATGGAAAGTGATGGCTTATTTCGCCGTGATCGCCGCCGTATTGTTGGCATGGTCTGGTGGGCAGGTTGAAAACTCGACTCCGCTGATCGCCGTAGCTTTCTTGATCGGTGCCGTATTCTCGGCGGTGGCTGGTTATATCGGTATGAACATCGCCACCAAAGCGAACGTAAGGACTACACAAGCGGCCCGTACGTCGTTGGCGCAGGCTCTTAAAGTTTCTTTTACAGGCGGTACTGTAATGGGCTTGGGTGTTGCCGGATTGGCCGTAATGGGCTTGGGCTCGCTGTTCATCGTGTTTTATAACATGTATGTTGTCAACACTGGTGGCAGTGTGAACGGAATTGAGATGGAAAAGGCCCTTGAGGTGTTGGCCGGATTCTCTTTGGGCGCTGAGTCTATCGCTCTTTTCGCCCGTGTTGGTGGTGGTATCTATACCAAAGCTGCTGATGTTGGTGCTGACTTGGTAGGTAAAGTTGAGGCGGGTATTCCTGAAGATGATCCTCGTAACCCTGCCACTATCGCTGACAACGTGGGTGATAACGTGGGTGACGTAGCCGGTATGGGCGCTGACCTGTTTGGTTCTTATGTTGCTACTATCCTTGCTACTATGGTTCTTGGTCGTGAGATCGAGTCAAATGATGCTTTTGGCGGAATTGGCCCAGTTTTGTTGCCAATGATGATTGCAGGTGCTGGATTGATCTTCTCAGTTGTAGGTACTTGGTTTGTTCGTATCAAAGGCGAAGACTCTGACGTTCAGAAAGCCCTTAATGTCGGTAACTGGTCTTCGATTATCTTGACCGCCATTTTCTCTTATTTCCTTACGGATTATTTCATGCCGAACACGATGAATATCCGTGGGTTCGAATTTACAGGACTTGATGCGTTTTTTGCTATTATCGTAGGCTTGGTAGTAGGTGCGTTGATGAGTATCATCACTGAGTACTATACAGCTATGGGACGCCGTCCTGTACAATCGATTGTTGACCAGTCGTCCACAGGACACGCCACTAACATTATCGGTGGTTTGGCTGTAGGCATGGAGTCTACAGTATTGCCGATTCTTGTTTTGGCTGCTGGTATCTTCTTCTCTTACGAATTCGCCGGACTTTACGGTGTGGCTATCGCCGCCGCTGGTATGATGGCTACAACCGCTATGCAGTTGGCCATTGACGCATTTGGTCCTATCGCCGACAACGCCGGTGGTATCGCCGAGATGTCAGGTCTTCCTGAGGAAGTTCGTGACCGTACTGATGCCCTTGACGCAGTAGGTAACACTACAGCGGCTACAGGTAAAGGTTTCGCTATCGCTTCTGCCGCTTTGACTTCTTTGGCGCTTTTCGCCGCTTTCGTTGGGGTGTCAGGCATTAACGCTATTGACATTTACAAAGCCGACGTTTTGGCCGGTTTGTTCGTTGGTGCGATGATTCCGTTCATCTTCTCGTCTTTGACAATCGCAGCCGTTGGTCGTGCCGCTATGGACATGGTGAAGGAAGTGCGTCGTCAGTTCAAGGAGATTCCGGGAATTATGGAGCACAAAGCCCGTCCTGAGTACGAGCGTTGTGTTGAGATCTCGACTCAAGCTTCAATCCGCGAGATGATGTTGCCTGGCGCTATCGCCTTGGTGACCCCTGTGATCGTTGGTTTTGCTTTCGGACACGAGGTATTGGGTGGTCTTTTGGCCGGTGTTACCGTTTCTGGCGTATTGATGGGTATGTTCCAGTCTAACGCCGGTGGCGCTTGGGACAACGCTAAAAAGTCATTCGAGAAAGGTGCCGTTATCGAAGGCGAGACTCACTACAAAGGTTCTGAGCCTCACAAAGCTTCCGTAACAGGTGACACAGTAGGTGACCCATTCAAAGATACTTCTGGTCCTTCGATGAACATCCTTATTAAGTTGATGTCTATCGTATCTTTGGTTATCGCGCCGCACATTACTGAATTTAGAGGTGGTGACGCTGGACATACCAAAGTTGAGGAGAAAGAAAACGTGAAAGAGATCGTGATGGCCGATGAGGCTTCAAAAGCTGTTGACGCTGAAGAGATTTGTCTCTAA
- a CDS encoding MoxR family ATPase — MEEIRTETTDAELVERLRAAHKELMDEASKVVFGQTETLEMLLVSILCKGHSLLLGLPGLGKTLMANTLAQMLDLDFCRIQFTPDLMPSDITGTDVIEEDPETGRRHQHFLKGPIFANFVLADEINRTPPKTQAALLQAMQEKNVTIGRQTYKLEAPFMVLATENPIEMEGTYVLPEAQLDRFMFCLKVAYPSVKDEVEIVKNTTGAKLTQVGKVMGKEELLKLQDIVRGVPIADEVVLYAVRLVNATRVENGAESDVPMVRKYVSHGASPRASQYLVLGAKALALLNGRFHVSTEDIRKVAGSVMRHRLVLNFKSKADGVSGDDVIKEVIANIKSV, encoded by the coding sequence ATGGAAGAAATTAGGACAGAAACCACCGACGCCGAGTTGGTGGAACGCTTGCGGGCAGCGCATAAGGAATTGATGGACGAAGCTTCGAAAGTGGTTTTCGGACAGACGGAAACTTTGGAAATGCTCTTGGTCAGCATTCTTTGCAAAGGACATTCTCTACTTTTAGGCCTGCCGGGCTTAGGAAAAACTTTGATGGCCAACACGCTGGCGCAAATGCTGGATCTCGATTTTTGTAGAATCCAGTTTACGCCCGATTTGATGCCTTCTGACATCACGGGTACCGACGTGATAGAGGAAGACCCGGAAACGGGACGTAGGCACCAACACTTTTTGAAAGGGCCGATCTTCGCCAATTTCGTTTTGGCTGATGAGATCAACCGAACGCCCCCGAAAACTCAGGCGGCGCTCTTGCAAGCCATGCAGGAAAAGAACGTGACGATAGGTCGCCAGACTTACAAGCTGGAAGCTCCGTTTATGGTGTTGGCCACGGAAAACCCGATTGAGATGGAAGGGACTTACGTATTGCCGGAGGCCCAGCTAGACCGATTTATGTTTTGTCTGAAAGTGGCCTATCCTTCCGTAAAAGACGAGGTGGAAATCGTGAAAAACACTACGGGAGCCAAGCTTACCCAAGTGGGGAAAGTGATGGGCAAAGAGGAGTTGCTGAAGTTGCAGGACATCGTGCGGGGCGTACCGATCGCCGATGAGGTGGTGCTTTACGCCGTACGTTTGGTCAACGCCACACGGGTGGAAAACGGAGCCGAAAGCGATGTGCCGATGGTTCGGAAATACGTATCGCACGGTGCCAGTCCGCGCGCTTCGCAATATCTGGTTTTGGGAGCGAAAGCCTTGGCCTTGCTTAACGGAAGATTCCACGTGAGTACCGAAGATATCCGCAAAGTGGCCGGGTCGGTAATGCGTCACAGATTGGTTTTGAATTTCAAGAGCAAAGCCGACGGCGTTTCGGGCGACGACGTGATTAAGGAAGTGATCGCCAACATAAAGTCCGTATAG
- a CDS encoding DUF58 domain-containing protein: MGGPKHNEEALDPELFMAMDDLELVARGVVEGALSGVHRSKFVGFSNEFDSHRQYMPGDDLKHVNWNLWGKTDRLYVKQYESDTNLNLYLVVDTSKSMIAENGPHSKWAYAKRASAAMAYLATKLRDTPGLCMLCGKEPVFVEPKARSGHFFEILATLESKTPETSLSIYELLDENRSFCSRPGIVILFSDLFDQDKELLDTLETYTMMGHEVIIFQILDDWEKNLPEDEEMIFHDLETGEKLKVNTSHIREKYEREVRKWAKNFKEESAGKGIDFISVSTSDPLADILTVYLNKRCAVF; the protein is encoded by the coding sequence ATGGGCGGTCCAAAACATAATGAGGAGGCGCTTGATCCAGAACTGTTCATGGCTATGGACGATCTGGAGCTTGTGGCCCGTGGAGTGGTGGAAGGGGCGTTGAGTGGCGTGCACAGAAGCAAGTTCGTGGGCTTTAGCAACGAGTTCGATTCGCATCGCCAATATATGCCCGGCGATGATCTGAAGCACGTCAACTGGAATCTTTGGGGGAAAACGGATCGGCTTTATGTGAAGCAATACGAGTCGGATACGAACCTGAACCTCTACTTGGTAGTGGATACCAGTAAATCCATGATCGCCGAAAATGGCCCGCACTCGAAATGGGCTTATGCTAAACGGGCCTCCGCCGCGATGGCTTATTTGGCGACCAAGCTACGAGATACGCCCGGTTTGTGCATGTTGTGTGGCAAGGAGCCCGTTTTTGTTGAACCGAAAGCCCGCTCGGGCCACTTCTTCGAGATCTTGGCCACTTTGGAGAGCAAGACTCCCGAAACATCCTTGTCGATTTACGAATTGTTGGACGAGAACAGGTCATTCTGTTCAAGGCCCGGTATCGTGATCCTTTTTTCGGATCTGTTCGATCAGGACAAGGAGTTGCTTGATACTTTGGAAACCTACACGATGATGGGCCATGAAGTGATCATTTTCCAAATTCTTGACGATTGGGAGAAAAACCTTCCCGAGGATGAAGAAATGATTTTCCATGACCTGGAAACAGGTGAAAAACTTAAGGTAAACACCAGCCATATTCGGGAAAAATACGAGCGAGAAGTTCGGAAATGGGCGAAGAACTTCAAGGAAGAAAGCGCTGGCAAGGGAATCGATTTTATTTCCGTCAGCACGTCGGATCCTTTGGCGGATATCCTGACAGTGTATTTGAACAAGAGATGTGCGGTCTTTTGA